In Kitasatospora sp. NA04385, a single genomic region encodes these proteins:
- a CDS encoding inorganic phosphate transporter: MDMAALIVVIGVAFFFTYTNGFHDSANAIATSVSTRALTPRAALAMAAVMNLAGAFLGSGVAKTVSEGIIETPTGSKGMAILFAALVGAITWNLVTWYFGLPSSSSHALFGGMVGAALAGGIGVVWHGVIDKIIVPMIVSPVVGLVGGFLVMLAILWIFRRANPHRAKRNFRVAQTASAAAMALAHGLQDAQKTMGIVVMALTISGHQSGNGIPIWVKLSCATMLSLGTYAGGWRIMRTLGRKIIELDPPQGFAAEATASAVMYVTSFVYAAPISTTHVITSAIMGVGATKRVRAVRWGVAKNIVMGWFITMPAAAIVAAAVYGIVNLLVL, translated from the coding sequence GTGGACATGGCAGCACTGATCGTCGTCATCGGCGTCGCTTTCTTCTTCACGTACACGAACGGCTTCCACGACTCCGCCAACGCGATCGCCACCTCGGTCTCCACCCGGGCGCTGACCCCGCGGGCGGCCCTGGCGATGGCCGCGGTGATGAACCTGGCGGGCGCCTTCCTCGGCAGCGGGGTCGCGAAGACCGTCTCCGAGGGGATCATCGAGACCCCGACCGGCAGCAAGGGCATGGCGATCCTGTTCGCGGCCCTGGTCGGGGCGATCACCTGGAACCTGGTCACCTGGTACTTCGGCCTGCCGTCCTCCTCCTCGCACGCGCTGTTCGGCGGCATGGTGGGCGCGGCGCTGGCGGGCGGCATCGGGGTGGTCTGGCACGGCGTGATCGACAAGATCATCGTCCCGATGATCGTCTCGCCGGTGGTCGGCCTGGTCGGCGGCTTCCTGGTGATGCTGGCGATCCTGTGGATCTTCCGCCGGGCCAACCCGCACCGGGCCAAGCGCAACTTCCGGGTCGCGCAGACCGCCTCGGCGGCCGCGATGGCGCTGGCGCACGGCCTGCAGGACGCCCAGAAGACCATGGGCATCGTGGTGATGGCGCTGACCATCTCCGGCCACCAGTCCGGCAACGGCATCCCGATCTGGGTGAAGCTCTCCTGCGCCACGATGCTCTCGCTGGGCACCTACGCGGGCGGCTGGCGGATCATGCGCACCCTGGGCCGGAAGATCATCGAGCTGGACCCGCCGCAGGGCTTCGCCGCCGAGGCGACCGCCTCCGCGGTCATGTACGTCACCTCGTTCGTCTACGCGGCGCCGATCTCCACCACCCACGTGATCACCTCGGCGATCATGGGCGTGGGCGCCACCAAGCGGGTCCGCGCGGTCCGCTGGGGGGTGGCGAAGAACATCGTGATGGGCTGGTTCATCACGATGCCGGCGGCGGCGATCGTGGCCGCCGCGGTGTACGGGATCGTGAACCTGCTGGTCCTCTAG
- the pstC gene encoding phosphate ABC transporter permease subunit PstC gives MTSAPPADARGRTRRSRGDSRRGDSVFFNLSRGSGILLLVIMAAIAGFLAYRSFLALGKNEGNFLTTFEWAPDGVKPVFGIAVLTFGTLVSALIAMVIAVPVAVGIALFISHYAPRRIAQPFAYLVDLLAAVPSIVYGLWGVLFLVPHMDGLTSWMDQYLGWTYVFDQSSTGVPARNLFTVGVLLAIMVLPIITAVTREVFRQVPRMHEEAALALGATRWEMIRTAVLPFGRPGIISASMLGLGRALGETIAVATVLSTNSVLSLHLLDPGGGTFAENIALKFNEAQPLGRDALMASGLVLFVITLLVNGAARMIIARRKEYSGAAA, from the coding sequence ATGACTTCTGCACCCCCCGCCGACGCGCGGGGACGGACTCGACGCAGCCGGGGCGACAGCCGCCGCGGCGACAGCGTGTTCTTCAACCTCTCCCGGGGCTCGGGCATCCTGCTGCTGGTCATCATGGCCGCCATCGCGGGCTTCCTCGCCTACCGCTCCTTCCTCGCGCTGGGCAAGAACGAGGGCAACTTCCTCACCACCTTCGAGTGGGCCCCGGACGGCGTGAAGCCGGTGTTCGGCATCGCCGTCCTCACCTTCGGAACGCTGGTCAGCGCGTTGATCGCGATGGTGATCGCGGTGCCGGTCGCGGTCGGCATCGCGCTGTTCATCTCGCACTACGCGCCGCGCCGGATCGCCCAGCCGTTCGCCTACCTGGTGGACCTGCTGGCCGCCGTCCCGTCCATCGTCTACGGCCTGTGGGGCGTGCTGTTCCTCGTCCCGCACATGGACGGCCTGACCAGCTGGATGGACCAGTACCTCGGCTGGACGTACGTCTTCGACCAGTCCAGCACCGGCGTCCCGGCCCGCAACCTGTTCACCGTCGGCGTGCTGCTCGCGATCATGGTGCTGCCGATCATCACCGCCGTCACCCGCGAGGTGTTCCGGCAGGTCCCGCGGATGCACGAGGAGGCGGCGCTCGCCCTCGGCGCGACCCGCTGGGAGATGATCCGCACCGCGGTGCTGCCCTTCGGCCGCCCGGGCATCATCTCCGCGTCGATGCTCGGCCTGGGCCGCGCGCTCGGCGAGACCATCGCGGTCGCCACCGTGCTCTCCACCAACAGCGTGCTGTCGCTGCACCTGCTCGACCCGGGCGGCGGCACCTTCGCGGAGAACATCGCGCTGAAGTTCAACGAGGCCCAGCCGCTGGGCCGGGACGCCCTGATGGCCTCCGGCCTGGTCCTGTTCGTCATCACCCTGCTGGTGAACGGCGCGGCCCGCATGATCATCGCCCGTCGCAAGGAGTACTCGGGGGCCGCCGCGTGA
- the pstB gene encoding phosphate ABC transporter ATP-binding protein PstB has protein sequence MAKRIDVSGLSAYYGSTRAIEDISMTIEPRSVTAFIGPSGCGKSTFLRTLNRMHEVIPGARVEGKVLLDDENLYGTNVDPVAVRRSVGMVFQRPNPFPTMSIYDNVVAGLRLAGVKKKSVLDGVVEKSLQGANLWNEVKDRLGKPGAGLSGGQQQRLCIARAIAVEPEVLLMDEPCSALDPISTLAIEDLIGELKSQFTIVIVTHNMQQAARVSDRTAFFNLAGVGQPGKLVELDDTQRIFSNPSVQATEDYISGRFG, from the coding sequence ATGGCCAAGCGCATCGACGTCAGCGGACTGTCCGCCTACTACGGTTCCACCCGCGCCATCGAGGACATCTCGATGACCATCGAGCCCCGCTCGGTGACCGCGTTCATCGGCCCCTCGGGCTGCGGCAAGTCCACCTTCCTGCGCACCCTCAACCGGATGCACGAGGTCATCCCCGGCGCCCGGGTCGAGGGCAAGGTGCTGCTGGACGACGAGAACCTGTACGGCACCAACGTCGACCCGGTCGCCGTCCGCCGCTCGGTCGGCATGGTGTTCCAGCGCCCCAACCCGTTCCCCACCATGTCGATCTACGACAACGTGGTGGCCGGCCTCCGGCTCGCCGGGGTGAAGAAGAAGTCCGTGCTGGACGGCGTGGTGGAGAAGTCCCTCCAGGGCGCCAACCTGTGGAACGAGGTCAAGGACCGCCTGGGCAAGCCCGGCGCGGGCCTGTCCGGCGGCCAGCAGCAGCGCCTGTGCATCGCCCGGGCGATCGCGGTGGAGCCCGAGGTGCTGCTGATGGACGAGCCCTGCTCGGCCCTCGACCCGATCTCCACCCTCGCCATCGAGGACCTGATCGGCGAGCTCAAGTCGCAGTTCACCATCGTGATCGTGACCCACAACATGCAGCAGGCGGCCCGGGTCTCCGACCGCACCGCGTTCTTCAACCTGGCGGGCGTCGGCCAGCCCGGCAAGCTGGTCGAGCTGGACGACACCCAGCGGATCTTCTCCAACCCGTCGGTCCAGGCCACCGAGGACTACATCTCCGGCCGCTTCGGCTGA
- the pstA gene encoding phosphate ABC transporter permease PstA yields MTDATPPQLGHRLTAARLPRWAPAGITALSIALGCGIGAAAGLESHLQWGLISALLFLVVSYGVSAAVEGRRQARDRFATSLIWVSFICAVVPLVSLTVYTVQQGIGAIDGNFLTHSMKGVAATLSPDGGIYHAIIGTIEQVLLATLIAAPIGLLTAVYLVEYGRGRLAKAVTFFVDVMTGIPSVVAGLFVLSLWNIVLGFQYSGFSGSLALAILMMPVVVRSTEEMLKLVPNELREASYALGVPRWKTILRIVLPTAVGGITTGVMLAVARITGETAPVMMLVFGADFINSDPFNGPQQSLPLYIWQQYSQINNDYGYQRAWGAALVLIAFVMALNLVARGIARWRSPKGGH; encoded by the coding sequence ATCACCGACGCCACGCCGCCCCAGCTCGGCCACCGGCTGACCGCGGCCCGGCTGCCCCGCTGGGCGCCGGCCGGCATCACCGCCCTCTCGATCGCGCTGGGCTGCGGCATCGGCGCCGCCGCCGGGCTGGAGAGCCACCTGCAGTGGGGCCTGATCTCCGCGCTGCTGTTCCTGGTGGTCAGCTACGGCGTCTCGGCCGCCGTCGAGGGCCGCCGGCAGGCCCGGGACCGGTTCGCCACCTCGCTGATCTGGGTCTCCTTCATCTGCGCCGTGGTGCCGCTGGTCTCGCTGACGGTGTACACCGTCCAGCAGGGCATCGGCGCGATCGACGGCAACTTCCTCACCCACTCGATGAAGGGCGTCGCCGCGACCCTCAGCCCGGACGGCGGCATCTACCACGCCATCATCGGCACCATCGAGCAGGTCCTGCTGGCCACCCTGATCGCCGCGCCGATCGGCCTGCTCACCGCCGTCTACCTGGTGGAGTACGGCCGCGGCCGGCTCGCCAAGGCGGTCACCTTCTTCGTCGACGTCATGACCGGCATCCCGTCGGTCGTCGCCGGCCTGTTCGTCCTGTCGCTCTGGAACATCGTGCTGGGCTTCCAGTACTCCGGCTTCTCGGGCAGCCTCGCGCTGGCGATCCTGATGATGCCGGTCGTGGTCCGCTCGACCGAGGAGATGCTCAAGCTCGTCCCGAACGAGCTGCGCGAGGCCTCGTACGCGCTCGGTGTGCCCAGGTGGAAGACCATCCTGCGGATCGTCCTGCCCACGGCCGTGGGCGGCATCACCACCGGTGTGATGCTGGCGGTCGCCCGCATCACCGGCGAGACCGCCCCCGTGATGATGCTGGTGTTCGGCGCCGACTTCATCAACAGCGACCCGTTCAACGGACCGCAGCAGTCGCTCCCGCTCTACATCTGGCAGCAGTACTCGCAGATCAACAACGACTACGGGTACCAGCGGGCCTGGGGCGCGGCCCTGGTGCTGATCGCCTTCGTGATGGCACTCAACCTCGTCGCCCGGGGCATCGCGCGCTGGCGCTCGCCCAAGGGCGGGCACTGA